Proteins encoded in a region of the Nitrososphaerales archaeon genome:
- a CDS encoding 2-thiouracil desulfurase family protein, giving the protein MEEVKFVAVAHCILNRGTRWWRKGKRVEGGVVKEVIDKLAEMGIGIYQLPCPEFTYLGNPREQMTKDEYESIDHYREHVKELAKMVGMNIESLIKMGKEPKLKILGIIGITRSPSCAVKCIPVGNGYREGLGIFFEELLSEFEKRGIIVPTFEVDIKDLEKSILDLERFIRDRLDANL; this is encoded by the coding sequence GTGGAAGAGGTTAAATTCGTAGCTGTGGCCCATTGCATTCTCAACCGAGGGACACGTTGGTGGAGAAAGGGTAAGCGTGTAGAAGGGGGAGTGGTAAAAGAAGTGATTGATAAATTGGCTGAAATGGGTATAGGGATCTATCAACTACCCTGCCCTGAATTTACGTACCTTGGTAACCCTAGAGAGCAGATGACGAAGGATGAGTATGAGTCTATCGATCATTATAGAGAGCATGTGAAAGAACTTGCGAAGATGGTAGGCATGAATATCGAATCCTTGATAAAGATGGGGAAGGAACCTAAGCTCAAGATCTTAGGAATTATAGGAATCACTCGCTCACCCAGTTGTGCGGTAAAATGTATCCCTGTTGGGAATGGTTATCGTGAAGGCTTAGGAATCTTCTTTGAAGAACTCTTATCCGAGTTTGAAAAGAGAGGTATCATCGTACCTACCTTTGAAGTAGATATTAAAGATTTAGAGAAGAGCATCCTCGATCTAGAGAGGTTCATTCGTGATCGACTGGACGCTAACCTCTAA
- a CDS encoding DNA-directed DNA polymerase I, producing MSELTEPYYGKMKELLKHTSDLPPSLLVSATYDGESKVAVLKFYNPESKTIRLWYDNTGHKPYCYSKLPKEELEYLKDRADIVNLEIEEKIDLLNDSKIKVTKIIATDPLAIGGSPSEKSIRNVIEAWEADIKYYENFLYDKNLLVGAYYEIKDSRIVPVDYEIPKVVYESLKRTLDESHPDFKEHILSWAKLLNQPLPSLHRVALDIEVFTEENRIPDADEARHEVVAASFVGSDGLNEVFILKRDVELGVNTLPENVKIRFFDSEREMISRIFEYIINYPFLITFNGDDFDLKYLYHRALKLGFTKEQIPIALGKDVAYIKHGVHIDLYKFFMNKSIQVYAFGNKYVDHTLNGISEALIGQKKLEFEGALATLPLYDLAKYCHNDAYITYTLTSFNDDLLMKLLLVIARVARMPMDDAARVGVSNWIRSLFYFELRRMNALIPRKDELERRSGGVSESITKGKKYKGGLVVVPKAGVHFNVAVLDFASLYPSIIKVYNLSFETVRCIHEECKINLVPDTEHWVCKKRRGLASLIIGSLRDLRVKYYKPLSKNPSLTIEEKTLYNVVSQALKVILNASYGVMGAEIFPLYYLPVADATAAIGRYIISKTIEKCKELGIEVIYGDTDSLFLKSPTQYQIEVISNWADRELGIELDLDKNYRYVAFSQRKKNYLGVLPDGSVDVKGLTGKKSHIPTFIKDAFYNSVNTLSKVRSPDEFERAREEIKRDLRERYLALKNRKVPLEDLAFNVMASKPPDKYVKTTPQHVRAARLLISRGKEVKAGDIISFVKTITPPGVKPVELARIEEVDVAKYLEYLRGTFEQLLDALGYEFDEILGATKLEDFFWTS from the coding sequence GTGAGCGAATTGACCGAACCTTACTACGGGAAGATGAAGGAGTTATTAAAACATACTAGCGATCTACCACCATCTCTATTGGTCTCAGCTACTTATGATGGAGAATCTAAAGTTGCAGTACTAAAGTTCTACAATCCTGAATCGAAAACCATTCGACTCTGGTATGATAATACAGGCCATAAGCCTTACTGCTACTCCAAACTCCCTAAAGAGGAACTCGAATATTTGAAGGATCGTGCAGATATTGTAAATTTAGAGATAGAGGAGAAGATCGATCTACTGAACGATAGTAAGATAAAGGTTACAAAGATTATAGCGACGGATCCTTTAGCTATAGGAGGCTCTCCATCGGAGAAGAGTATAAGAAATGTAATCGAGGCTTGGGAGGCTGATATCAAGTATTATGAAAACTTCTTATATGATAAAAATTTACTCGTAGGTGCTTACTATGAGATAAAGGATTCGAGGATCGTTCCGGTAGATTATGAAATTCCAAAGGTCGTTTATGAGAGTTTAAAAAGAACTTTGGATGAATCACACCCAGATTTTAAGGAGCATATATTGAGCTGGGCAAAGCTCCTTAATCAGCCGTTACCGAGTCTACACCGGGTAGCGTTAGATATAGAAGTATTCACCGAAGAGAATAGAATCCCCGATGCCGATGAAGCCCGGCACGAGGTTGTGGCAGCGTCCTTTGTAGGTAGTGATGGTCTGAATGAAGTCTTTATCTTAAAGCGTGATGTGGAGCTGGGTGTAAATACACTTCCGGAGAATGTAAAGATCAGATTCTTCGATAGCGAAAGGGAGATGATCTCAAGGATCTTCGAATATATTATCAATTATCCATTCCTTATAACATTCAATGGTGACGATTTCGACCTCAAATACTTGTACCATAGGGCATTAAAGCTTGGCTTTACGAAGGAGCAGATACCGATCGCCCTCGGTAAGGATGTTGCTTACATAAAGCACGGTGTCCATATAGACTTATACAAATTCTTCATGAATAAATCGATACAAGTGTACGCATTCGGTAACAAGTATGTCGATCATACCCTTAACGGTATAAGTGAGGCATTGATCGGGCAGAAGAAGTTAGAGTTTGAAGGGGCGTTAGCTACACTACCATTGTACGATCTGGCCAAGTACTGTCATAATGATGCGTATATCACCTATACACTTACCAGCTTCAATGATGACTTGTTGATGAAATTACTTCTTGTAATAGCAAGGGTTGCAAGGATGCCGATGGACGATGCTGCGAGGGTGGGTGTTTCAAACTGGATTCGGAGTCTATTTTATTTCGAATTGAGGAGGATGAATGCGTTGATACCGAGAAAAGATGAGTTAGAAAGGAGGAGTGGAGGAGTTTCTGAATCGATCACGAAGGGGAAGAAGTATAAAGGTGGTTTAGTGGTAGTACCGAAGGCCGGTGTGCACTTTAATGTTGCAGTCTTAGACTTCGCTTCACTATACCCTAGCATCATCAAGGTCTATAATCTATCCTTCGAAACCGTTCGTTGCATACATGAGGAATGTAAGATCAATCTGGTCCCCGATACCGAGCATTGGGTATGTAAAAAGCGGAGAGGCTTGGCATCTCTCATCATAGGCTCACTTAGAGACCTTAGAGTAAAGTATTATAAGCCATTATCGAAGAACCCCTCACTTACGATCGAAGAAAAGACACTTTACAACGTAGTTTCACAGGCGTTAAAGGTGATCTTGAATGCATCTTACGGTGTGATGGGTGCTGAGATCTTTCCATTGTACTATCTACCGGTTGCAGATGCTACAGCAGCTATAGGTAGGTACATAATATCCAAAACTATTGAAAAGTGTAAGGAGCTCGGTATCGAGGTCATCTACGGTGATACAGATAGTCTATTCTTGAAGAGCCCTACACAGTATCAGATAGAAGTCATCTCGAATTGGGCAGATCGAGAGCTGGGTATCGAATTGGACTTGGATAAGAATTATAGATACGTAGCTTTTAGCCAAAGAAAGAAGAATTACTTGGGTGTTCTACCCGATGGTAGTGTGGATGTTAAAGGATTGACCGGGAAGAAGAGCCACATCCCTACATTCATCAAAGATGCCTTTTATAATTCAGTGAATACTTTAAGTAAGGTGAGGTCTCCAGACGAGTTTGAAAGGGCGCGTGAAGAGATAAAAAGGGATCTTAGGGAACGATACCTCGCATTGAAGAATAGAAAAGTACCGTTGGAGGATCTAGCCTTTAATGTAATGGCCAGTAAACCTCCCGACAAGTACGTAAAGACTACGCCTCAACATGTAAGGGCAGCAAGGCTATTGATAAGTCGAGGTAAAGAGGTGAAGGCTGGTGATATAATCTCATTTGTAAAGACCATAACCCCTCCAGGTGTGAAGCCCGTCGAGTTGGCTAGGATAGAGGAGGTAGATGTAGCTAAATATCTAGAGTATCTGCGTGGAACATTCGAACAGTTGTTGGATGCTCTAGGTTACGAATTCGATGAAATTCTCGGTGCTACAAAACTTGAAGACTTCTTCTGGACCAGTTAA
- a CDS encoding trypsin-like peptidase domain-containing protein, producing the protein MIKDEFRSDGSKNKLSSILWLIIIILIIGSLYTYFDIQTRYMELQNNYNNLRLQNEKIYYQLQLIESKLMNIESRIVSANLTISTVHSNSTEVFKRAGPSVVAVLVRIENILGTSSGGGSGFIYDRAGHIITNHHVIKGADIIRVAFPDGSSYPAKLVGTDPYSDLAVIKIDAPPDKLNPLPLGDSSKLVVGQKVVAIGNPFGLSNSMTEGIVSQLGRMLQTEQGFLIVDVIQVDAAINPGNSGGPLMNMNGEVIGVNTAIISPTGAFAGVGFAIPSNLVKKVVPSLIAKGKYEHPWLGITGINLTPEIANAMKLNISKGFLVRDVVKGGPADKAGIKGGNRAVRIEGVNVVIGGDVIVSIDGLEVRGIEDILVYLQRNKRAGEQVKITVLREGKLLEFNVILGERPPPS; encoded by the coding sequence TTGATCAAAGACGAATTCAGATCAGATGGTAGTAAGAATAAACTATCAAGTATCTTATGGTTGATCATCATCATTCTAATCATCGGTTCGTTATATACATACTTTGACATTCAAACTCGTTATATGGAACTTCAAAACAATTACAATAACCTCAGATTGCAGAATGAGAAGATCTACTACCAACTTCAACTTATTGAATCTAAGTTGATGAATATTGAGTCACGAATAGTAAGTGCCAATTTAACAATTTCAACTGTACACTCCAACTCGACCGAAGTATTTAAGCGGGCTGGTCCTTCAGTGGTGGCTGTGCTGGTAAGGATTGAGAACATCTTAGGAACTTCTTCTGGCGGGGGTTCGGGCTTTATCTATGATCGAGCAGGCCATATCATAACCAACCATCACGTAATAAAGGGTGCAGATATCATCAGAGTGGCCTTTCCAGACGGTTCATCATACCCAGCCAAGTTGGTAGGTACAGATCCTTACAGCGATTTGGCTGTGATAAAGATAGATGCCCCTCCAGATAAACTCAACCCCCTTCCACTCGGCGACTCTTCTAAGCTCGTCGTAGGGCAGAAGGTCGTAGCTATAGGCAATCCGTTCGGTTTAAGCAATTCCATGACAGAAGGTATCGTAAGCCAATTGGGAAGGATGCTTCAGACGGAGCAGGGTTTTCTCATAGTCGATGTAATTCAGGTGGATGCAGCAATAAACCCTGGAAACTCGGGCGGGCCTCTGATGAATATGAATGGTGAAGTGATCGGTGTGAATACCGCTATCATCTCCCCAACGGGAGCCTTTGCTGGTGTAGGGTTCGCAATACCATCGAATCTGGTAAAGAAGGTCGTACCATCGCTCATAGCAAAGGGGAAGTATGAGCACCCGTGGTTGGGTATTACAGGTATAAATCTTACGCCTGAGATTGCGAATGCTATGAAGCTAAATATATCTAAAGGTTTCTTGGTCAGAGATGTTGTGAAAGGTGGACCAGCCGATAAGGCGGGGATAAAGGGTGGGAATCGTGCAGTACGAATCGAAGGTGTCAATGTGGTAATAGGTGGTGACGTGATCGTGAGTATAGATGGTCTTGAAGTTAGAGGGATCGAGGATATCCTAGTATACCTACAGAGGAATAAGAGGGCTGGTGAGCAGGTAAAGATTACTGTACTCCGTGAAGGCAAGTTGTTAGAGTTTAACGTAATTTTAGGGGAGAGGCCACCACCATCTTAA
- a CDS encoding HAD family hydrolase — translation MKLRAVLFDLDGTLTKFLLDYKKVRFKAIEILSEYDLKGVQLDPNISVYLTLKKVKDIIDPSTFASIKKRIYQIYEEVEIEAAERVTRDTSVEILIKTLREMNLKIGLVTNNGRIGTMKSLEKLGLRDAFDVIVTRDDSDELKPDKGGMVKALRSLNVEPNEALFVGDSVADIIAAKSAGLVSVAVPTGPFSVEELLKAAPDYFIDSVHSLPELIRYLNESCEGSLEALNES, via the coding sequence TTGAAATTAAGGGCGGTCCTCTTCGATTTAGATGGAACTCTGACCAAATTCCTTTTAGATTACAAGAAGGTCAGATTCAAAGCTATAGAAATTTTGAGTGAATACGATCTTAAAGGTGTGCAGCTCGATCCGAATATCAGTGTGTATTTAACGTTGAAGAAAGTAAAGGATATTATAGATCCATCGACCTTTGCTTCCATAAAGAAGAGGATATATCAAATCTATGAAGAAGTGGAGATCGAGGCGGCTGAAAGAGTTACACGTGACACTTCGGTTGAAATTCTAATAAAAACACTTCGTGAAATGAATTTGAAGATAGGTCTGGTGACGAATAACGGGCGAATAGGTACGATGAAGAGTTTAGAGAAGTTGGGATTAAGAGATGCCTTCGATGTAATTGTGACTCGAGACGACTCTGATGAATTAAAGCCCGATAAAGGAGGTATGGTGAAGGCCTTACGATCGTTAAATGTCGAGCCCAATGAAGCCCTATTCGTAGGAGATAGTGTTGCGGATATAATTGCAGCGAAATCTGCAGGTTTAGTGTCAGTAGCGGTACCTACTGGACCATTTAGTGTGGAGGAATTGTTAAAGGCAGCCCCCGATTACTTTATCGATTCGGTACATTCGTTACCGGAGCTCATTCGATACTTGAACGAATCTTGTGAAGGTAGCTTAGAGGCTCTAAACGAATCTTAA
- a CDS encoding type IA DNA topoisomerase, with protein MVTEKPSVARAIGRVLKKTGSNIFIIALRGHLMNSDLPKGFEWGRVDPKEIFNLRRVPMVIKDGKKYEELKKTLNEVKGALVIATDNDSEGELIGYEVLKVSEHVKNDLDIFRMRFNSVDESEIIKAWNNLEKGLRWRWVYKALFRQTFDLITGSAFTRLLTGLTNKLISWGSCQTPTLYFIVEREREIMNFKPKKLWFIEAVLEGNLSVKSKIFYEREKVDKLYEGIKDASYALISSYSEFKSIKKRPLPLITDDLLRDFVKLSGITSSKVLNLAEELYSNGYISYPRTETNIYPKGFDFDKCLRAVLDSQIGKEVADKIVKLEPLNGRLDDRAHPPIHPLKPYPMDRSLKWKLWEYVARRFVANAYCKDALKVNQKVELVIEGIKFFSEGSYLLEEGFYRVFHYFKPDEDPLPRLKEGASIKVIEIKLREGETRPPSRMKEPELLSAMIKSHIGTDATRATFPQLIVERGYALKSGVFIPTKLGMGFIDVLEKVDKRLVTPETRRFVEELMGRIENGEIGIDEALEKSISIYKELYLRCESMKDDIKKSLLPCLEDSNGI; from the coding sequence GTGGTAACGGAAAAGCCGAGCGTGGCAAGGGCGATAGGACGGGTACTTAAGAAGACCGGTTCGAATATTTTCATAATCGCCCTTAGAGGGCACTTGATGAATTCTGACCTTCCAAAGGGGTTCGAATGGGGCAGGGTGGATCCAAAAGAGATATTCAATCTAAGAAGGGTCCCCATGGTGATAAAGGATGGTAAGAAGTATGAAGAGTTAAAAAAGACCCTCAATGAAGTTAAAGGAGCGCTCGTAATCGCTACCGATAATGATTCAGAGGGAGAATTGATAGGTTACGAAGTTCTAAAGGTTAGCGAGCATGTTAAGAATGATTTAGACATCTTTAGGATGAGGTTCAACAGTGTCGATGAATCGGAGATCATCAAGGCGTGGAATAACCTTGAGAAGGGGTTAAGATGGAGGTGGGTTTATAAAGCGCTCTTCAGACAGACTTTCGATCTCATCACCGGTTCGGCCTTCACACGATTGTTGACAGGTTTAACGAATAAGCTCATCTCTTGGGGTAGTTGCCAAACGCCCACCCTCTACTTCATCGTAGAAAGAGAAAGGGAGATCATGAACTTCAAACCTAAAAAGTTATGGTTCATCGAAGCTGTGCTTGAAGGTAACCTCTCGGTAAAGTCTAAAATATTTTATGAAAGGGAGAAGGTGGATAAACTTTATGAAGGTATTAAAGATGCTTCTTACGCCTTGATCTCTTCATACTCAGAGTTTAAGAGCATTAAGAAGAGGCCACTCCCTTTGATCACCGACGATCTTTTAAGGGACTTCGTAAAATTATCGGGAATAACCTCATCAAAGGTCCTGAATCTGGCTGAAGAGCTCTACTCGAATGGATACATTTCATATCCAAGAACGGAGACCAACATATACCCTAAAGGTTTTGATTTTGATAAATGCTTAAGGGCAGTTTTAGACTCACAGATAGGGAAAGAGGTCGCCGATAAGATAGTTAAGCTCGAACCTTTGAATGGTAGGCTCGATGATAGGGCACATCCTCCCATTCACCCATTAAAGCCATATCCGATGGATCGATCCCTAAAGTGGAAGCTCTGGGAGTATGTAGCGAGAAGGTTTGTGGCTAACGCATACTGTAAAGATGCATTGAAGGTTAATCAAAAGGTTGAGTTGGTCATAGAAGGTATCAAATTCTTCTCAGAAGGGTCATACCTTTTAGAGGAAGGGTTCTACAGGGTCTTTCACTACTTTAAGCCCGATGAAGATCCATTACCAAGGTTAAAAGAAGGGGCGAGTATAAAGGTTATCGAAATCAAGTTAAGGGAGGGGGAGACGAGACCTCCCAGTAGAATGAAGGAGCCGGAGCTCCTATCCGCGATGATCAAGAGCCACATCGGTACCGATGCTACAAGGGCTACATTCCCTCAATTGATAGTAGAGAGGGGTTATGCGTTAAAGAGTGGTGTATTCATTCCTACGAAGCTCGGAATGGGCTTTATAGATGTTTTAGAGAAGGTCGATAAAAGGCTCGTTACACCAGAGACGAGAAGGTTCGTTGAAGAGCTCATGGGCAGGATTGAGAATGGAGAGATCGGGATCGATGAAGCGCTCGAAAAGTCCATCAGTATTTACAAAGAGCTTTACTTGAGGTGTGAGAGTATGAAGGATGATATTAAGAAGAGCCTCCTTCCTTGTTTAGAAGATAGTAATGGTATTTAG
- a CDS encoding QueT transporter family protein, which translates to MALTALLASVYVAAVVTLAPISFEVFQIRVADILMPLSIIFGIPAIVGLTIGAFIANFASPFGIIDVVGGSVANFLASYMAWIIGKRRFRGSWIIAILVENLTITFIVGTYLAYLLTLPFIVGWFGVFLGSFVSMNVGGYLLLKALSKRLGRSRLISI; encoded by the coding sequence CTGGCACTCACAGCACTTTTAGCTAGTGTGTATGTTGCGGCTGTAGTCACATTGGCCCCGATCAGCTTCGAAGTCTTTCAGATAAGAGTGGCCGATATTTTAATGCCCTTATCCATAATCTTCGGTATACCTGCAATCGTAGGATTGACGATCGGTGCGTTTATAGCGAACTTCGCGAGCCCATTCGGTATAATCGATGTTGTAGGTGGTAGTGTGGCTAACTTTCTCGCATCTTATATGGCTTGGATAATTGGTAAAAGACGTTTCAGAGGTTCGTGGATTATCGCTATACTTGTAGAGAACCTGACCATAACCTTCATAGTCGGTACTTACCTCGCATATTTGCTCACATTGCCCTTTATAGTAGGATGGTTCGGTGTATTCCTCGGTTCATTCGTCAGTATGAATGTTGGAGGATATCTCTTATTAAAGGCACTGAGTAAGAGATTAGGAAGATCACGACTCATTTCGATCTAG
- a CDS encoding Lrp/AsnC ligand binding domain-containing protein, translating to MPAAFVLINADLGAEEELVKELKEIQNVKEVHAVYGVYDIIAKVEADTMEKVKETVAWKIRKLDKVRSTLTMIVIESC from the coding sequence TTGCCGGCAGCGTTCGTACTGATAAATGCTGACCTAGGCGCTGAAGAAGAATTGGTGAAGGAATTAAAAGAGATTCAGAATGTAAAAGAGGTTCATGCAGTATATGGTGTTTACGATATCATCGCTAAAGTTGAAGCTGACACTATGGAAAAGGTAAAAGAAACGGTTGCTTGGAAGATTAGAAAGCTCGATAAAGTCCGCTCTACACTCACTATGATCGTAATAGAATCCTGCTAA
- a CDS encoding tRNA(Ile)(2)-agmatinylcytidine synthase, translating into MLPIIHIGIDDTDSSRRSCTTYLASLIVQSLLEGGAVFLDYPNLIRLNPNVPWKTRGNGAVALRVMVNDPHSTFHKILDIVEKNSDITDSNPGVVMLEGINIPHRIKAFGELALHKIVKKSQALQIIDEYDGQYEEFGNGRGIIGALAAIGNTLEGDHTFEFLAYRSIDERGKSRGIDPDSVILMSRETFPQTFNNYDFEIKRVLITPRGPDPVLFGIRGENPRILLKAASMIKVSQFIERFMIFRTNQGTNLHLAYELDLSHLKPYTSGHVVGYVSQRPIIGKGGHVYFKIRNEKGEAWCAVYEPSGRLRKVASALIPNDLIEVGGGVRRKYMKYPSIINVEYIKVIKLAKDLVYRNPICNKCGKRMSSEGKGKGYSCLYCGFKDKNAQKVAIEVPRSLKLGLYLPPPHSQRHLTKPFQRYGLEKNGSMYPLIEGWFGLMNEFIKYVGRGSSS; encoded by the coding sequence ATGTTGCCCATCATTCATATAGGAATAGATGATACAGACAGTTCTAGGAGGTCTTGTACCACTTACCTAGCCTCTTTAATAGTGCAATCATTACTTGAAGGTGGAGCGGTCTTTTTAGATTACCCTAACCTTATCCGACTAAATCCAAATGTACCATGGAAGACCCGTGGGAATGGTGCGGTCGCATTAAGAGTTATGGTAAACGATCCTCACAGTACCTTCCATAAAATTTTAGACATAGTTGAGAAGAACTCGGATATCACAGATAGTAACCCCGGTGTAGTAATGTTAGAAGGCATTAATATACCTCATCGTATAAAGGCGTTCGGTGAGCTCGCTTTACATAAGATTGTAAAGAAATCACAGGCATTACAGATCATCGATGAATATGATGGGCAGTATGAAGAATTTGGGAATGGTAGAGGTATAATTGGGGCTTTAGCAGCCATTGGGAATACCCTAGAGGGAGATCATACCTTCGAATTTCTCGCTTACCGTTCCATCGATGAAAGGGGTAAGAGTAGAGGGATCGATCCCGATTCAGTTATACTTATGAGTAGAGAGACATTTCCTCAAACCTTTAACAACTATGATTTCGAAATAAAGAGGGTTTTAATCACGCCTAGAGGGCCAGACCCCGTCCTCTTTGGCATAAGAGGTGAGAATCCTAGAATACTTCTTAAAGCGGCGAGTATGATCAAGGTTTCCCAATTCATAGAGAGGTTCATGATCTTTCGGACGAATCAAGGTACGAATCTACACCTCGCCTATGAGCTCGATCTGAGCCATTTAAAGCCTTACACTTCTGGTCATGTTGTAGGCTATGTCTCCCAAAGACCTATCATCGGCAAAGGCGGCCACGTATACTTTAAGATTAGAAATGAAAAGGGTGAGGCTTGGTGTGCCGTTTATGAACCATCAGGTAGATTGAGGAAGGTCGCATCGGCATTGATACCTAACGATTTGATCGAAGTAGGTGGTGGTGTGAGGAGGAAGTATATGAAATACCCTAGCATCATCAATGTTGAATATATAAAGGTGATAAAATTAGCTAAAGACTTAGTTTATAGAAACCCTATTTGTAATAAATGTGGTAAACGGATGTCTTCAGAAGGTAAGGGGAAAGGTTACAGTTGCCTATACTGTGGATTTAAAGATAAGAATGCCCAAAAAGTAGCTATTGAAGTACCTAGAAGCCTTAAGCTCGGATTGTACCTTCCTCCACCCCATTCCCAAAGACATTTAACAAAACCCTTTCAGCGCTATGGATTGGAAAAGAATGGGTCGATGTATCCTTTGATCGAAGGATGGTTCGGTTTGATGAATGAATTTATCAAATATGTAGGGAGAGGATCGAGCTCATAG